A genomic region of Microlunatus sagamiharensis contains the following coding sequences:
- a CDS encoding DUF202 domain-containing protein, which produces MTHEAPPPWDSGLQNERTGLAWQRTMLSGLACGLLVARLLVDVSLALAVLTGALSLGATAAFGLAALRRFRLNAEALVGGGTLGDGRPVALAVLLLGLTALGGLGFVLLA; this is translated from the coding sequence GTGACGCACGAGGCCCCGCCGCCCTGGGACTCGGGGCTGCAGAACGAGCGCACCGGGCTGGCCTGGCAGCGCACGATGCTCTCCGGCCTGGCCTGCGGGCTGCTCGTCGCCCGGCTCCTCGTCGACGTGTCGCTGGCCCTGGCCGTCCTCACCGGCGCGCTCTCCCTCGGCGCGACCGCGGCGTTCGGCCTGGCCGCGCTGCGACGGTTCCGGCTCAACGCCGAGGCGCTCGTCGGGGGCGGCACGCTCGGCGACGGCCGTCCCGTCGCGCTCGCGGTCCTGCTGCTCGGGCTGACCGCCCTCGGCGGGCTGGGGTTCGTGCTGCTCGCCTGA
- a CDS encoding YidH family protein, with amino-acid sequence MSDEQADRRWPRSVYGVGSEPDPRFTFANERTFLAWIRTGLGFLAAGVAVAAVARIDQRLSLEVRLASLLLVACGLGCAVGAWLRWVGSERAMREGRALPSSPLLLVLVGVLVVVALIAAVVLFVG; translated from the coding sequence GTGAGCGACGAGCAGGCCGACCGGCGCTGGCCGCGCAGCGTCTACGGCGTCGGGAGCGAGCCGGACCCGCGCTTCACCTTCGCCAACGAGCGCACCTTCCTGGCCTGGATCCGGACGGGGCTCGGCTTCCTGGCCGCCGGCGTGGCCGTCGCGGCGGTCGCCCGGATCGACCAGCGGCTGAGCCTGGAGGTGCGCCTCGCCTCCCTGCTGCTGGTGGCCTGCGGCCTGGGCTGCGCAGTCGGGGCCTGGCTGCGCTGGGTGGGGAGCGAGCGCGCGATGCGCGAGGGGCGGGCGCTGCCGTCGTCCCCGCTGCTGCTCGTGCTGGTGGGGGTCCTGGTCGTGGTCGCGCTCATCGCCGCCGTCGTGCTCTTCGTCGGGTGA
- a CDS encoding metallopeptidase family protein: MVETPPEPLGPLSAAQFDDLVAAALDRVPSELADLMDNCVVLVEDRPPEDAPDDLLGLYEGIPLTERGEFYSAVLPDRIYVFREPILAICETFDDVVEEVHITVVHEIAHHFGIDDDRLHELGYA; encoded by the coding sequence ATGGTCGAGACCCCGCCCGAACCGCTCGGCCCCCTCAGCGCCGCCCAGTTCGACGACCTGGTCGCCGCGGCGCTCGACCGCGTGCCGTCCGAGCTTGCGGACCTGATGGACAACTGCGTGGTGCTCGTCGAGGACCGGCCGCCGGAGGACGCACCCGACGACCTCCTCGGGCTCTACGAGGGCATCCCGCTGACCGAGCGCGGTGAGTTCTACTCCGCGGTGCTGCCCGACCGGATCTACGTCTTCCGCGAGCCGATCCTGGCGATCTGCGAGACCTTCGACGACGTCGTCGAGGAGGTCCACATCACCGTCGTCCACGAGATCGCCCACCACTTCGGCATCGACGACGACCGGCTGCACGAGCTCGGGTACGCCTGA